The genomic stretch CTTGCAGAAGAAGAAGGCTGAGAGGCTAAAGTACCTTGAGAGTAGAAAGGCTGCCAAGGTTGGAAAACAGAGAGATATTAAAAAAGTGCTCCCTTTGCACAGCATTCTGAAGAAGTACACGAAGCATACATCTGTTAAAATGGTAAAGGAAAAACATGGGAGTTCAAAAGGCCCTGGAGTCATACAACTATGCCGCAAATCAGTCAAGCGTGTTAAATTCTCAGAAATGGATGATGCCAAGAAGCAATGTTCCAAAAGACCACCACTGGAAAGCATCTGCGAGCTTCTCTCTGCTAttagttcttcttcttcttcatctctaGAGATGTCAAGTGAAGAGGAACATGTCATAGCAGAAAGTAGTAGTTCTCGTATGCCAAGTAAAGCCTTCAGTATGGCTAAGGAAGCCAATGAGAATACAAGTCATGATAACCAATATGAGCTTAGCAGTACTGGACTGCCCACttgtttgcttgatttgaatcaAGCTCTTCCAGAACCTACGGACTTAAACAATCCGTATGTTCCGAGTTCAGACGTTTCATATCTTGAGCACACAGAGGTAGGAACTTGGCATGTGGGTCAACAACTTACTGATAATGGAAGGACAAATGATAAACAATTGTCTTTCGATCTGCATGGACAGGAACAAGAACGACAAGCTACTGAGTTGGACACCAGATCAAAAGGCAAGTCCCCTTGTACTCTGCCAAACCATTTCCAGGATTCAGTTCATCTGCAACAAAATTGGTGCTCCATGACTTTGCATCGTGGTGTCTCTCAGCTCTCAACTGGAGGTGAACCTTCTTCCTTTGAATTTCGAGGATCTAATATATCACACAGTGAGAAACGAAATTTTCATTCAGAAATGAACGTGCAACAAGAGTCCAGTCCTTCTGCTGGTCAAACCTTGCGCTTGATGGGTCATGATCTTACAGTATCCAATACTAGAGTTGACTATTTATCTGACCCAGCACAGAATCATATAAATCCTACTGCAGACCATCTTACCAGAAAGGTGGTGTTGGAATTGCCACGACAAGGTCAGCCTTTCCTATCATTACAAACTCAGAGTATTCCCAGTGTTTCAGCAAGTTGTGCAAATGCTGTAGCTCATGTTTCGGCAAGTTCTGCAAATGCTGTAGCTCATGTTTCAGCAAGTTCTGCAAGCACAGCCCAGGCACATTTTGGATACAGAACACCACATAATGTCAGCCACCCTTTTCTCACTGCCAATGTGCTCTCTGGTGATCCATCAGTATATGAAGACAGATCCAGGGACTTTACAAACTTGCAATTGCATCGAAATTCTCTATTGGGATATCCACCTCTTTCCAATCATGGCAGTGCTGCATTTCTTCAGAATTCACCACCTTGGCGTTATTACTCTGATCATTCCACTCGGACAGATTCAACCTCAGCGACATTTACGCCAACAATGATGCAGCATGTGGCAACATCTTCAGATTACCGTGCCAATCTGCCTCATCTGTCATATGGTGTGTACTCTGCAGGCTCAACAGTTCAACCTCGTAGCTCTGCAAGTTTTACATGCCCAAACCAGATAGTACAAGGAGTTGACACTAGGGCTTCTGCAAACCTTCCATCCAGAAGTCGAGGAACTGGACCGACAAGAGCTGCTCCTGACAACTCTAATACTTCATCTAGCAGCCGTTTTGTTCTGAGATCAGGCCCTGTAAAGCTCAGTGCCGGGGCAAAGCATATCCTGATACCAAATGAGAACACAGAGGACGACAATTCTGCACCAATGTACTCTTGTGTGTCCTTTGGCAACAGCAGTGCAAATGTTTCGGCAGCTCATCAGAATAAAGGAACAGGTCCCCGTAGGTTGTAGTCCAAAAGCTGGATTATCTTGCCTGTCCGTTTTCTGGACAGCTGCTGAGCAAGAGGCTACATATTTTGAAGGTATGGCTATTCACTATTTATTCTGTTGTTTAGGACCTGTTTGGATCTACCAAGGATTTAATCCAAGTAGTAGGATTGAAGGAGATAGTGGAtcgctgatttttttttttgatggaAAGGATTGCTGAAATTTGGGTGGTTATCTAGTTGTTGTGTTGTATTTTTACAACATTGCAGTTGCTTCACTGCAGTAACTTCAGCAAATGGTTGGATTCATTTAGTTGTATATAAATGTTTTTTCCCCTCGCTTGTCTATGAAGTAGCATACTGTTTACTGAAAATCAGACTCTAGATTTGACGGCTTTGCATACCTTTCCCCGAAAAAAAATGATGAAGAAAGGGATTGTGGGCCGAAGTACATCGATCTGTAACTTTTAAAaattatttcttcaaattcctgttGTGTGCGATGCTTTTCTTGACGTTTTTAAATAAAGAAAACTAAAACTAAAGTTTTACCAGCTGAAGAAGCTTAAAGTGTCTGAAAATCTCCAGAATAGGCACAATTTCTTATAAGTCGTCCACTGTGGAAAAAAAGGATATTCTTTTTTGTTGACCAAAGTACAAAAGAATGCTTCTTGATACTAAAGCAAGGCCATCTTCCATCTGTATATACACGTATATATACCAAATGTCAAATTGTTTCGCTCATGTACAAGGCTCAATCTCTTCGGCCCAATATCCATCTTATTGTTTTATATATAAGGCCCAATATCCATCTTTGACTGTGACCACAAATGGTAGGTAATCCTAGTCTCTAGTCGGAGCTGCTGCCCATCCCACGGTCACGGGCGTGACCAGTCGTTGGAATCTGTCGGTTGCTGCAGCATCGGCATCCGTAACTCTGCTGTTGGCTGCATGTTTCAGCGTCAGCTTTGCTTttccgagagagagagaggctctGCATCCCTCTGTCGCTATAGATTGGTCAGGTCACTGCAAACCATCGTTTGGTTGCTAAGTCATGATATAAAGTACCATCgtctgatttattataagaaaaaaatactgttgaatAGCTAGCAGATTTGGctaataagctcaagcgaacttCAGCCCTGATATTCAATTTCAGATCATGGTTCAGTGCTATGCAAATACTGATGCCAAGATTTCGCCATGATCCAGACCGCACTGTAATTCTGCAAATCGTTGACAAGCCTAAAATTAAAACCAGCCAGTTTCATCAGATTTCTTTCTCCTCCTTTGCTTTTATGTCAAGcctaaaaattatattttattttaggtTCTTCCATAATCATTGTGCTTTATGCAGACTGACTAACATCTTTTCCTGCTCACTTTTTTTTAAAGGAATTGAAGCTGATGGCCTTCGCAATTGATGACGAATAGACGATGGTGATGTGAAGATGCAATGCGCAGTTTGGAGGATACCTGAGCCCGTCTTAAAGGAGGGTACTTGGTTTTGTTTTGTGGCCTGGGAGACTTTGACAGATCGTTTTTAGTCCTGCAGTTCaaaataagttttttttttaaaaaaaaacgacTAGTGCGCTCAGGTTGTGCAGCATGTGAACTTGTAGGGCACACCTGGAGTGTCTATCTAGCTACCGGTAACGAAGTAGAATGTTAATGCGACTCCAAAGCTGGTTGGCTGTACAGCTTGTGCAAATGAGTTTCTCGTTCCATTTGAGCCGGCTAGAGCATGTTGAGCAGTCTTCCAATAATCTATTCCCAGATCTATTTTTTTGTGTATATTGAGAGAGTTGCTACGGCAGCATCTTAATATATCTCCTCCATATAAAAGATGAGATCTACGGATGTATAGGGAAAATATGGCTGAAAGGGATGATTTTGGCCGGGCCCGATGCTATTAAGGGGGGTATAACTCTCTCTTTATTCGACAAGAGATGTGAAAAATATTGATGAAGTTATTGGGGAACGATTAGTCCTAGATATGGTAGTTTTATGGGGATAGAGGGAGGTATTGGAGAGTGCTAAAGATGGTATGGCCTGATCAAACTTGTCAATAAAAACTAATAAGGGGATGTTTGAAACTACTTCACCAACTCCACCATAGGATagctctaaaaaaaatagagTTTTTAGAGTATCTCTTTAGGTGGTTCATAAACTATATCTTTTTTTCTAAAGCAGAGCTAGTGGAGTTGTTCTTGTTTAGCTAGCAATAGGTCTAACTAGCGAGGCCAATTAGAGGATCTGCGAGGCTGATTTGACACTAGTTCTTTGCCCAAAACACACAAAGACATTAGAGAGAAGCATGACAGGAGTATCCTAGGATCGGCAAAGCTACCTACAATACTGGCAAATCTCGTCATGAGACAAAGGGATTGTAAGAACTTAAGGTTGAATAAAAGTTTAAAAGTAAGATGTAGGTAGGTTTTTGATCGAATGGATAGATGGCTCTCTCAATTGTTGTGACCCTCGTATATAAATAGAGGAGATAGTCTTATCTCAGTAGAGAACCTATTCCACATCAATTTATAAGTTCTCCACAAGATTAGGGGAGTTTTCGACAAGGAAACTAAGAAACTCTCTAGGACTACAAGAATTGACATGTAGTTTTTGCTGGCTTCTACAAATCCTTTAACAAAATTAGCCTGGCCTGGTTTTTATTATTGGTGCGAGGGCGCTACAAACCGAATTGTGTTGGTTTTCTCTTAAATTTATAGATTGCCTCAAATTTGATCTGACTCGGTCGTATTTGATTTTCTAGTCCGATCTTTGAATTCCCTGATCATACTTTGATGTCAACACACATGCATGCCTCCCATGTTTTAAGCAAAGCATGTGCGAGTTTGAAAACGCATGATATCCATAGCAACAATGTCATGTTTATCGTCTATTTTAGACTGGGGTGATATATACCttgtttcctttttttgttCTAAGGGTGATATATGTATTGACCATTCTATTTTATCGGTGATATATCTATTTATTGGTCTTCATTCAAGCGGCTTTAGGTTTCTTGCTTGATTCTTTACAACAAGCGTGTCGGAGCTTACACTGTTGTGTCttgatcaaggccttgtttagatgcaaatttttttgcaaaatgggcactgtatcacttttatttgtatttgacaaatattgtccaatcatggactaagtaggctcaaaagatttgtctcgcaaattacaagcgaactgtgcaattagttattttataatctatatttaatattttatacgtgtgtcacaagattcgatatgacggagaatctaaaatattttgcaaaatcttttgggaactaaacaaggcccaagtgcgAAGATCCAAATAGCTATAGATAGAATACCAATACTCTCTTTGTCCctaaataaatcaatttctatAATTTGTGTCAGTCAAATCttttttaagtttaactaacTTTCTAGAAAAGAATAACAACATCTATGTCatgaaatgagcattttataaaaatatattatatagtaaatctaatgatactaatttgataccataagtcttaatattttttcaaaaaattcgGTCAAAGtttgaaaagtttgacttaagacaattTTAGAAATCTACTTATTCATAGGGAGAGAGAGTACATAGATAAATGGTATtagttttatattttatgatttaaAATAAATGAGTTGTGATTTTGAGCCATTAAATCAGATTTTGTTATTTTTAGAAAGTAGAAAACCACCTTTGAAAAACTAGCTATAGGACAAAATTTATCTACCTTCACTAGTGAAACGGTTATTTCTTGGAATAAGTCACTTTACTAAATTTTActagaaaaaaaaactcatGATACTTTGTCTCATCTAGAAGGTGATCCCTCTAgttttattgtccaactattatTAGACGATGTAGAgctttatcaaaaaaaaaaaatcccggAACCAAACGACTGCATATAAATTTCTGCAACCGCATCGCTTATATGTCAAGTTAACCGGCCTATACGCCAATCGACGGGGGCGCGACCGACGAGACGACGACAGTAGTCCGCCAGGGGAGACGACGAGAAAGGCATCGACAGTCACGTACGCTTGCCTAGAGAACGGGCACCAGCTCGATCACGCCGCTGCCGTGGCCATACCATATACTATCTCCGGCGCCTGTTGGTACACGCCCATGTCACCGCCGGATCCCCCAAGATTTCCTTCCCGGATGGCCAGCCGGCCGGCGGTCCCCGCCGGCCGAGGccgcgcatgcatgcatgcaacgagATCAAGGATCCAACTGCCGTCCAGGATTCTGACATGCAGACATGCATTTTACTTTCAACAGATGATGCATGGTCATGAAGCACTAAAGAGATGATGCTTTGCATGAGGAAGCTTGCATGCACTGAAGCACAGATGCGTAGACGGCGGCACCTGAACCGCCGCTGCCAAACtgtttttttgaaagaaaactGGAGGGGCTTTGCGCCCCTACAGTACTTTATTAACTATAATAACTTAGGTAAAGGAGGATCGATCGATTCGAGCTCGAGATCGAGAGTATACGATGCAAAGGGGAATgagttagggcactcacaatgcaagactctatcacagagtccaaaataattaattacatatatattatttatggcattttgctgatgtggcagcctatttattgaagaaagagatagaaaaaataaaactctaagtccacattgttcgaggtaataaataactttagactctatgatagagtctgcattgtgagtgcctttATATTCCGGCTGCCGACCTGCACTTTATTTGGCGGCCGGCCGGGGTAGCATGGCATGGCAATGCGGTGCTgcaagtggaggaggaggaggaggaggccgtgcAGGGCTTTTGGGTGGGGGGAAATCGATCGATCGCCATGAGATGAGGATCGATCGCTCGCGCTCGGGGTCCGGCTGaagctgaaagggaaaggaAACGGACATGGCAATGGACCACATGAATCTCGCTCGCTCACTCGCCTGCACTGCACTGGCGCGCATATCTCCGGGTCCGGCCGGGGTCCCGTCCCTACCAGATCACGCGCGCGCCGTCGTGGCCATTGCTGCCCATCTCGCCGTGTCGATCGTCGACCACCGGTGCCCGCAACCGAAAGGCGCGCGCGTCGCGGCGTGGCTCGCCGTCGTCCATCCGTCCTCTTGCTTGTCGTCTTAATTTGCAAATGAGAGGTGGCGTACGTATACGTACTCCGTTCCATCTGTTGTGTTATTAATTAGGAGTAATTAATTGTTCGATCCAGTTAATCATCAGGCACGCGTGTTACTCAGACATTATTGTTGTCGTTTTCAGGAAAGCCGAGCATAAACACGTACGTACGTCGTCAGTGGTGAAGAATTGCAAGAAACATGCATCAATTCCAAATAAGGCTGTGTCGTTAGGATGCTTTTTGCTTTGCTCTTCTTGCTTACCCAGGGCCTtgttttagttccaaaatttttggtaaaataaacattgtagcactttcgtttgtatttgataaatattatccaatcatgaactaactagctaggctcaaaagatttatctcataaattatatgcaaactgtgtaattagttatttgttttatctatatttaatgctcaatgcatgtgctacaagatttttcgatgtgacaagaaatctaaaaaaatttgcaaatttttttgagaactaaacaatgcctaggtAGTAGTATTAACAAGAGTTTCTTCAGCTAGCTAGGCCAAGTAAATATCTGCTATCGTCTATATGTCTGGGACAAGCTGCAGCAGGGCAAGGGCAACTGGCATGCGGTTGTGCCGTTGTGGTGCCTTTCATATCAGCAAGACAGACAGATACATTGCAACAACAACCTGAAAATTTTCTAGTATAGGTGCGGGGTATACACTACAAACCTTACAAATTGGGTATATACTGTTGAAACGCAGTGCTACATGACACAGCTTATATAGGAGTGTGTACATATGTTTCTGTGAAATCTAGACATTCATTCATTCAGGAGGTCAATCCAGTGATCCATCTGAAAGTCTACAACGCAACTTCTACATGCATGTGAGTGAcgagaggccggccgcggcagaTAATGTGTCACATACTCACATGTCTTCAGTTAGCAGTAGCACTACGATCGATGATGGCGGTCCCTTTCGTCTTTCGACCAGCGCGCATGCATCACTGTTGCTTCAGGGATGAGACCTCCGGCCGGCATGCAGATCAAGGTAGAGATCTTTTTCTTCATGTGGGAGCATGCTCACTTGCGGAAAACAATCAGTGCGGCTGCCATGGCATCTCCTCCGTAGCCTGTCCGTTTTGGCCAAGGTTGTTATTATCTCTCTTCGCTTGCTTTGCCTTTGGATGAGTGATGCATTTCATGTACTCCCCCTCTCGCTTTCCAACCAATAAAGCTTTGGTTATGTGGGTGCCGAGAAGATAAAGTCTGATAGTTATGTTCCGCGAACCtttctttttttaatttggCAAATACAGTCTAGCTAGTTTCAGCGTTTTTTTACATAAAAAAAGAATAGGCAAGAGAGATACctattacatatataaaaaGAATATATTGGTTcagtttatgcaaataaaagccACCAACGGAATTACCAGTTAAATGCAATCAAAACACAACCTTACAAAGCGCGCATAGAAACTGTGGAAGTTGCAGATTCCTGGAAGGATTAAAATTTTCGGATGGCGAGCTCTCCATGGATTACTTCTAGGCGAGGCAATTCTTGCAAACCGCCGTATAGAAAACTCTAGAGGCTGTCCTATTTGTTTGAATGGGGCAGAGGATATTAAACACATCATATTTGAGTGCGATAGAGCAAAGGAAGTGTGGAGGGCGTTGGGCATCTGGGAGTCGCTCGCTCGGCTGCTTATGGTGGACTGGTCTTGTTCGATAGTCTTGGAGGAGGT from Sorghum bicolor cultivar BTx623 chromosome 3, Sorghum_bicolor_NCBIv3, whole genome shotgun sequence encodes the following:
- the LOC8080508 gene encoding uncharacterized protein LOC8080508 isoform X2, whose protein sequence is MAGGFSIRGYAESLRRTGAAELGPFGSAVKELQPLEVRAFRWWEDELASIKAAEAEKKAVAGVDEEEEEEEASGNGRAPKKRSITDLFAEAPAVVAGSGPDAVVDEEEVLRSIVRRSKELRRKRRLEQAASAADEPETSAAGERRAAEGNFPRKKSVDKPILGDELDTSGPSKEHENDDLSTEKEMIPDLKRRKHGRLSNSLQKKKAERLKYLESRKAAKVGKQRDIKKVLPLHSILKKYTKHTSVKMVKEKHGSSKGPGVIQLCRKSVKRVKFSEMDDAKKQCSKRPPLESICELLSAISSSSSSSLEMSSEEEHVIAESSSSRMPSKAFSMAKEANENTSHDNQYELSSTGLPTCLLDLNQALPEPTDLNNPYVPSSDVSYLEHTEEQERQATELDTRSKGKSPCTLPNHFQDSVHLQQNWCSMTLHRGVSQLSTGGEPSSFEFRGSNISHSEKRNFHSEMNVQQESSPSAGQTLRLMGHDLTVSNTRVDYLSDPAQNHINPTADHLTRKVVLELPRQGQPFLSLQTQSIPSVSASCANAVAHVSASSANAVAHVSASSASTAQAHFGYRTPHNVSHPFLTANVLSGDPSVYEDRSRDFTNLQLHRNSLLGYPPLSNHGSAAFLQNSPPWRYYSDHSTRTDSTSATFTPTMMQHVATSSDYRANLPHLSYGVYSAGSTVQPRSSASFTCPNQIVQGVDTRASANLPSRSRGTGPTRAAPDNSNTSSSSRFVLRSGPVKLSAGAKHILIPNENTEDDNSAPMYSCVSFGNSSANVSAAHQNKGTGPRRL
- the LOC8080508 gene encoding uncharacterized protein LOC8080508 isoform X1 gives rise to the protein MAGGFSIRGYAESLRRTGAAELGPFGSAVKELQPLEVRAFRWWEDELASIKAAEAEKKAVAGVDEEEEEEEASGNGRAPKKRSITDLFAEAPAVVAGSGPDAVVDEEEVLRSIVRRSKELRRKRRLEQAASAADEPETSAAGERRAAEGNFPRKKSVDKPILGDELDTSGPSKEHENDDLSTEKEMIPDLKRRKHGRLSNSLQKKKAERLKYLESRKAAKVGKQRDIKKVLPLHSILKKYTKHTSVKMVKEKHGSSKGPGVIQLCRKSVKRVKFSEMDDAKKQCSKRPPLESICELLSAISSSSSSSLEMSSEEEHVIAESSSSRMPSKAFSMAKEANENTSHDNQYELSSTGLPTCLLDLNQALPEPTDLNNPYVPSSDVSYLEHTEVGTWHVGQQLTDNGRTNDKQLSFDLHGQEQERQATELDTRSKGKSPCTLPNHFQDSVHLQQNWCSMTLHRGVSQLSTGGEPSSFEFRGSNISHSEKRNFHSEMNVQQESSPSAGQTLRLMGHDLTVSNTRVDYLSDPAQNHINPTADHLTRKVVLELPRQGQPFLSLQTQSIPSVSASCANAVAHVSASSANAVAHVSASSASTAQAHFGYRTPHNVSHPFLTANVLSGDPSVYEDRSRDFTNLQLHRNSLLGYPPLSNHGSAAFLQNSPPWRYYSDHSTRTDSTSATFTPTMMQHVATSSDYRANLPHLSYGVYSAGSTVQPRSSASFTCPNQIVQGVDTRASANLPSRSRGTGPTRAAPDNSNTSSSSRFVLRSGPVKLSAGAKHILIPNENTEDDNSAPMYSCVSFGNSSANVSAAHQNKGTGPRRL